The following DNA comes from Methylophilus sp. 5.
CACAGAACTGTGGTTTAACTATGCGATTGCACAAACCCAGCTCAATGCGCTCACCGCTGCCGAGCAAGCTTATCGCAAGGCCATTGCCCTCAATCCGCAATTTTTTGAGGCACACGGCAACCTCGGCACTGTGCTGCAAAAACAGGGCAAACTGGACGAAGCCGTAGCCAGCTACCAACAGGGGCTGCGCATCCAGCCACAAGATGCGCGCGGCCATTTCAACCTGGGTACGGTATTGCGCGACCAAGGGCAATTGGCCGCCGCCGTGCACAGCTATGAGCGCGCCATTGCATTATTTCCCAACTATACCGACGCCTATAATAATCTGGGCGAAACCTGGCGTGACCAAGGTGACATGACGCAAGCGGTACAGCATTACCAGCAGGCACTACAACGTAACCCGCAACATCCGGGCGCCAATTACAATATGGGCGAGTTTTTATATCTGGCCAAGCGCTTCGAAGAAGCGATCCCTCACTTTGAGGCTTCACAATTAGATGATTGGCAATCGCGGGTACTTTACTGTTTATACCGCGCAGAAAAATTTGAGGCTTTCAAGCAGCGCAGGGATGACATTATCAGGCAAGGGCCACACACCGCTCCTTTTATTGCGACCCTGTCTACCCACTATAGCCTCAACCATGGCGAGGCAGACCCTTATCAGTTTTGTCCGGACGGACTGTCGTTTGTTTACCACCGCAGCCTGCCCGAGCTGGCACCTGGCAGCCCGTTATTGGCAGAGTTGCTAACGAATATTGCGCAGGCAGATATTGCAGAACGCAAACAGGCGCGCCTGACCAATGGCAAACAGTCCGCAGGCAATTTATTCAAACGCCCCGAAGCGGCGTTTAGAACGCTGGGCGAGTTGGTTAAACGCGAGTTTCGCCACTACGAGGCGCATTTTAAATACGCTGATTGTGCGTTGATCAGCCACTTTCCGCAAACGCTGGAATTCACCAGCTCCTGGTATGTCAATATGCAAAAAGGTGGGCACCTCGATGCCCATATTCATGAAATTGGCTGGCTCAGTGGCGCGGTTTACCTGGCCATGCCTGAGACCGCAGACCCGAAAGAAGGCGCCTTTGAGTACGGCACACACGGCGACCAATACCCGCAATTACATGACGATTTTCCTACCCGTTTTATCAAACCAGCCGTCGGCGATATTGTGCTGTTTCCTTCGTCGCTGTTTCATAGAACCATCCCCTTTCATGCCGAGGCAGAGCGCATTTGTGTCGCCTTTGATTTAAAACCCGCCGAACACCTGCCAGCTGCGCGTAGCCAATATTAAGCCCGACGATACCCGAGCCGTTTGAGCCACTATAAATCGGCACCACAAAACGGCGCCCAAAAATGGCACAGCGGGCTTATCAAACTGATACAGAATTTATCAAAATTGCTGATTGTAGATTGCATGGCGCAAGGTATGATACTTGTTGAGGGGTCGCTATTTTTTGTGTAGGCAGACCAGAGGAGACAAGTGATGCAATCCTCTGCACTCATCGCGCTGCTATTCACCTCATCTCGCGTCACACCAACTAACCCCTGATGGAGTCAGATCAATATGAT
Coding sequences within:
- a CDS encoding tetratricopeptide repeat protein, with amino-acid sequence MSIPLSQEINTLIQQLNQGQFDAVIQRARPLAAQHPREFVLHHLLALALDQTQQYREAALAYEAALQLNPKATELWFNYAIAQTQLNALTAAEQAYRKAIALNPQFFEAHGNLGTVLQKQGKLDEAVASYQQGLRIQPQDARGHFNLGTVLRDQGQLAAAVHSYERAIALFPNYTDAYNNLGETWRDQGDMTQAVQHYQQALQRNPQHPGANYNMGEFLYLAKRFEEAIPHFEASQLDDWQSRVLYCLYRAEKFEAFKQRRDDIIRQGPHTAPFIATLSTHYSLNHGEADPYQFCPDGLSFVYHRSLPELAPGSPLLAELLTNIAQADIAERKQARLTNGKQSAGNLFKRPEAAFRTLGELVKREFRHYEAHFKYADCALISHFPQTLEFTSSWYVNMQKGGHLDAHIHEIGWLSGAVYLAMPETADPKEGAFEYGTHGDQYPQLHDDFPTRFIKPAVGDIVLFPSSLFHRTIPFHAEAERICVAFDLKPAEHLPAARSQY